The bacterium region AAATATTTTTCAAACCAAGGTTTTTCAAACCATGTGTAACCCTTTTGAGAATGTAATTTTCTTTGATATTTTCTTACCTTTCGAAGATCATATAAATATTTCTCATATAAACCAAGGATAAAATTAATATTCAATTCATTAGTCATAATAATAAATCACCTTTTCTTTTTATAAATGTAACCAAACCGCCAACAAGCAATTTCGGACAACGGCACAGTGGGTATGCGAAGATGAAGGCTGTGGCCTTTGACAAAAACAAGACTGCACCAGGATATTGTAGTCATCGAGTTTCCCTTCTAAACAAAATTTCTTGGCAACTTAAAACTTGCCTTTATTCTCTTTATCGGTATGATACATCTTAAACTTTAACTAATCTGAGTTACTACCGTCTTTCTTATACTTCTGAGGTATAATCTGCGTCACATTTTTTCCCAGCAATTATCTTTTTTAGACTCTTCAATTGCAACCAGAGGACATGAATCAAAGGTCGTGACCATATCAGAACGGTCGGTGCCAGACGACAAGTCAAAAATGTATCCAGCAAGAATTCCACACATCGCGACAGAGACTTTGGTAATAGATATAGATAGGCATAAACTTTTACAAATGTGTGAAAGTATTGCCAAAACATATGTAACTGCTGACAGGATAGGCTGGGAAGATTTAAAACGGTATTCATATAATCATTGTTTACTCTGCGTTCAGTAAGCAATCTTTCATCACGGCACAACTCATAGAGCCGCGTTCCGGGATAAGGATAGAAAATAGTATGCCGAATATCGTCAACACTGCAATGTGCATTTAATTTAATGGTATCCAATATTCGACTTGGGTTTTCATGAGGAAGACCAATCATATTAAAAGACATAACCTTTATCCCATATTTCCTTGCAGTATGAAAGGCGTTGATTATGGTATTCTTTTCAAGATTGCGATTCAACAATTCCTTGCGGATATATTCATTGCCACTTTCTAATCCAATTCGCAGTTCATAGCAGCCAGCGTAGGAGAGCATTTGTATCGTTTTCTCATTACAAAGGCTGGGATGAATATTACAGCAAAATGGTAGCGAAATCTTTTGTCTATATAATTCCACAAACTCTTGTGCCCAATCTGACTTTAAGACGAGAATATCGTCATCGAAATGCAACCCCTTAACAAATGGATAGTCATGCAATACCTGCTGGATTTCCTGGATAACACTATTTACAGAGCGAAATCTGACATAATGCCCTAATTCCTTATAGAGATTTCTCAGTGCTTCGTTACTGCAATAGGTGCAAGAATAAGGACATCCCCGAGAAATCATAAATGTTGCTTCCTTCCGCTGTTCAAAATATAGATGTGGATAATCAAATAGTTCACGGTCCGGGAACGGGAGTTCGTCGAGGTTTTCGATAAGATGCCGCAGTGGATTGCGTACCACCTTTCCATTCATTCTCAACCATAGATTAGGAATGTTATCCAACCTTTT contains the following coding sequences:
- a CDS encoding radical SAM protein; the protein is MSATMKVTFVYPDIFEYIPDYKGTFYTGIALLSAVLKSAGHSTSLVHITNSEYSTADFSHSLEQHQPDLIAFSSTTHGYAMVKKMVVCLKNVYKNTPTIYGGIHPTLSPEESIQTPGIDMICVGEGEGCLLDVCTALEQGKRLDNIPNLWLRMNGKVVRNPLRHLIENLDELPFPDRELFDYPHLYFEQRKEATFMISRGCPYSCTYCSNEALRNLYKELGHYVRFRSVNSVIQEIQQVLHDYPFVKGLHFDDDILVLKSDWAQEFVELYRQKISLPFCCNIHPSLCNEKTIQMLSYAGCYELRIGLESGNEYIRKELLNRNLEKNTIINAFHTARKYGIKVMSFNMIGLPHENPSRILDTIKLNAHCSVDDIRHTIFYPYPGTRLYELCRDERLLTERRVNNDYMNTVLNLPSLSCQQLHMFWQYFHTFVKVYAYLYLLPKSLSRCVEFLLDTFLTCRLAPTVLIWSRPLIHVLWLQLKSLKKIIAGKKCDADYTSEV